In one window of Camelina sativa cultivar DH55 chromosome 15, Cs, whole genome shotgun sequence DNA:
- the LOC104747128 gene encoding uncharacterized protein LOC104747128 encodes MESQKQERSVKEMKIVTKIIALASIFSFILSYSSLVSSLQQRLQLLSMYSNLVDKKYMFLLCNGIVGFIVGSFRGNSETLLHDKTINIVDRTKEVRINDLKETEVKKVVALLEEKSVSKEEDRVVLFRGGEEEQELALVVEDDEDVLVQDLAITKVDDHNDDNEINDSLLSSEELNKKCEEFIRKMKAEIRFGKRSK; translated from the coding sequence atggaatctcaaaaacaagaaagaagcgTGAAGGAGATGAAAATAGTCACTAAGATCATAGCATTGGCatccattttctcttttatacTATCTTACTCTTCCTTAGTCTCTTCTCTTCAACAAAGACTTCAGTTGCTGTCCATGTATAGCAACCTTGTGGACAAGAAGTACATGTTTTTGCTATGCAATGGGATTGTGGGCTTTATCGTGGGGAGTTTCCGAGGGAATTCTGAAACTCTTTTGCACGATAAAACCATTAACATCGTTGACAGAACAAAAGAAGTAAGGATCAATGACTTAAAAGAAACAGAAGTCAAGAAAGTAGTGGCACTACTTGAAGAAAAGAGTGTTtctaaagaagaagacagagttGTTTTGTTTAGAGGAGgcgaagaagaacaagaatTAGCATTGGTTGTTGAGGACGATGAGGATGTATTAGTACAAGACCTCGCTATCACTAAAGTAGATGATCATAATGATGACAATGAGATAAATGATAGTTTGTTAAGTTCGGAAGAATTGAACAAGAAATGTGAGGAGTTCATCAGGAAGATGAAGGCAGAGATTCGATTCGGCAAGAGAAGCAAATAA
- the LOC104747129 gene encoding eukaryotic translation initiation factor 1A, which produces MPKNKGKGGKNRKRGKNEADDEERELIFKEDGQEYAQVQRMLGNGRCEAMCIDGTKRLCHIRGKMHKKVWIAAGDIVLVGLRDYQDDKADVILKYMSDEARLLKAYGELPDNTRLNEGIVGDFEDDDLNVVDDYVEFEDEDIDRI; this is translated from the coding sequence ATGCCGAAGAACAAGGGAAAGGGAGGAAAGAACAGGAAGAGAGGAAAGAACGAAGCTGATGACGAGGAGAGAGAGCTTATATTCAAGGAAGATGGACAGGAGTACGCGCAAGTCCAACGTATGCTTGGTAATGGGAGATGTGAAGCTATGTGTATCGATGGTACCAAACGTCTCTGCCATATCCGTGGTAAGATGCATAAGAAGGTTTGGATTGCAGCAGGTGACATTGTACTTGTTGGTTTGAGGGATTACCAAGATGACAAAGCCGATGTTATCCTCAAGTACATGTCTGATGAGGCTAGGCTTCTCAAGGCTTATGGTGAGCTTCCGGATAATACCCGTCTCAACGAAGGAATTGTTGGTGATTTTGAGGATGATGATCTAAATGTGGTCGATGACTATGTTGAGTTTGAGGATGAGGATATCGATAGGATCTAa
- the LOC104747130 gene encoding nudix hydrolase 5 has product MDGDEAHQISLLDGKEDKFGGVVVNLMEVESMTVDDFDAKLDLSLKAWKDQGKNGIWIKLSRERSSLVDTAIKKGFTYHHAEHEYVMLTSWLGEEPSTLPANASHRIGIGAFVLNKNGEMLVVQENSGYLKDRNVWKVPTGTIKEGESIWAGAIREVKEETDIDTKFVEVLAFKESHQAVWQRKTDIFFVCELEASTFEIKRQESELSAAKWMPVEEYVNQPFHAEEGKEMFKLIANICLKRSKKEYMGFHNVHTTKSLKESLYCSADHSANLMSKTCDEASTSTSL; this is encoded by the exons ATGGACGGTGATGAAGCTCACCAAATCTCATTACTTGATGGAAAAGAAGACAAATTTGGTGGTGTTGTGGTGAATTTGATGGAAGTGGAATCCATGactgttgatgattttgatgcGAAGCTTGATCTTTCACTTAAGGCATGGAAGGATCAG GGGAAGAATGGGATTTGGATAAAGCTGTCTCGTGAGCGTTCGAGTCTTGTTGACACGGCAATCAAG AAAGGGTTTACATACCATCATGCCGAGCATGAATACGTGATGCTTACCTCTTGGCTCGGGGAGGAACCTAGCACTCTTCCTGCTAATGCTTCTCATCGTATTGGGATCGGTGCTTTTGTCCTAAACAAGAACGGAGAG ATGCTCGTGGTTCAAGAGAATAGTGGATATCTCAAAGATAGAAATGTGTGGAAGGTGCCTACCGGTACTATTAAAGAG GGTGAGAGTATATGGGCTGGAGCAATTAGGgaagtaaaagaagaaactgat ATTGATACAAAATTTGTAGAAGTCTTGGCTTTCAA GGAAAGCCACCAAGCAGTCTGGCAAAGAAAAACGGATATATTTTTCGTGTGTGAGTTGGAAGCAAGCACTTTTGAAATCAAGAGACAAGAATCTGAGCTCTCTGCTGCTAAG TGGATGCCGGTTGAGGAATACGTAAACCAACCCTTTCACGCCGAGGAGGGGAAAGAGATGTTTAAGTTAATAGCTAACATCTGCTTAAAGAGGTCGAAGAAGGAGTACATGGGTTTCCACAATGTCCACACTACAAAATCATTGAAGGAGAGCCTTTACTGCAGTGCCGATCATTCCGCCAACCTCATGAGCAAGACGTGTGACGAAGCCTCAACTTCCACCTCTCTCTGA
- the LOC104747131 gene encoding ribonuclease Z, chloroplastic: MQLSSLSISFSKIFPFTKHHGPPPVVIHQLAAQIQSNRSNFVSPVKVSGYFSSISRAIEEEEEYRKARAAVNRKGVELESYAIEGISVGGHETCVIVPELKCVFDIGRCPSRAIQQKFLFITHAHLDHIGGLPMYVASRGLYNLEPPKIFVPPSIKEDVEKLLEIHRTMGQVELNVELIPLDVGETYELRNDIVVRPFATHHVIPSQGYVIYSVRKKLQKQYSHLKGKQIEKIKKSGVEITDTILSPEIAFTGDTTAEYMLDPRNADALRAKVLITEATFLDESFSTEHAQELGHTHISQIIENAKWIRSKTVLLTHFSSRYHVEEIREAVLKLQSKVSAKVIPLTEGFRSRYS; encoded by the exons atgcagcTTTCTTCGTTATCAATCTCGTTTTCCAAAATCTTCCCTTTCACCAAACACCATGGCCCTCCTCCAGTGGTCATTCACCAGCTCGCCGCGCAGATACAGAGCAACCGTAGCAATTTCGTGAGTCCGGTCAAAGTCTCCGGCTACTTCTCATCGATAAGCCGCGcaatcgaggaagaagaagagtacagGAAAGCACGCGCCGCCGTGAACCGTAAAGGCGTCGAATTGGAGAGTTATGCGATTGAGGGCATATCCGTAGGTGGGCACGAGACTTGCGTCATCGTCCCTGAGCTCAAATGTGTCTTTGATATTGGGAGGTGCCCTTCTCGTGCTATTCAGCAGAAGTTTCTTTTTATCACTCACGCGCATCTTGATCATATT GGAGGTCTACCGATGTATGTAGCGAGCCGTGGTTTATACAATCTTGAGCCACCGAAAATATTTGTGCCACCATCTATTAAAGAAGATGTTGAGAAACTTCTTGAGATTCACAGGACTATGGGTCAAGTAGAGTTGAATGTAGAACTGATTCCACTTGATGTAG GTGAGACATATGAGTTGCGGAATGACATTGTTGTTAGACCGTTTGCAACTCACCACGTCATACCGAGCCAG GGTTATGTCATCTACTCTGTCAGGAAGAAGTTGCAGAAGCAATATTCTCACCTTAAAGGCAAACAGatagaaaagattaaaaaatctGGCGTCGAG ATTACAGACACAATATTATCCCCTGAGATAGCCTTCACTGGAGATACAACTGCAGAGTATATGCTTGACCCTCGTAACGCTGATGCATTGAGGGCAAAAGTTCTTATAACCGAG GCAACATTCTTGGATGAAAGTTTTAGCACTGAGCATGCGCAAGAACTCGGTCATACTCATATATCTCAG ATTATTGAGAACGCAAAATGGATCCGGAGCAAAACTGTATTATTGACGCATTTCTCATCTCGTTACCATGTAGAG GAAATTCGCGAAGCTGTGCTTAAGTTGCAGTCAAAAGTATCCGCAAAAGTCATTCCTCTTACAGAAGGTTTCAGGTCAAGATATTCTTAA
- the LOC104747132 gene encoding 3-oxoacyl-[acyl-carrier-protein] synthase, mitochondrial, whose product MATSYLRRHLSSSRLRLKRFISTSTSSSSSYPSPRRVVVTGLGLVTPLGRGVETTWRRLIGGECGIRGLTLDDLKMKSFDEETKLYTFDQLSSKVAAFVPYGSNPGEFDEALWLNSKAVANFIGYALCAADEALRDAEWLPTEEEEKERTGVSIGGGIGSISDIVEAAQLICEKRLRRLSPFFIPKILVNMASGHVSMKYGFQGPNHAAVTACATGAHSIGDATRMIQFGDADVMVAGGTESSIDALSVAGFSRSRALSTKFNSSPQEASRPFDGDRDGFVIGEGSGVIVLEEYEHAKRRGAKIYAELSGYGMSGDAHHITQPPEDGKGAVLAMTRALRQSGLCPNQVDYINAHATSTPIGDAVEARAIKTVFSEHATSGTLAFSSTKGATGHLLGAAGAVEAIFSILAIHQGVAPLTLNVKNPDPIFDQSFMPLTTSKEMLVRTAMSNSFGFGGTNASLLFASI is encoded by the exons ATGGCGACCTCTTATCTCCGTAGACACTTGAGCTCAAGTCGCCTCCGCTTGAAACGCTTCATCTctacttctacttcttcttcttcttcttatccttcaCCTCGCCGTGTTGTTGTCACTG GCCTAGGCTTGGTGACTCCACTTGGACGAGGCGTTGAAACAACATGGAGGCGTTTAATTGGTGGAGAATGTGGGATTAGAGGATTGACTCTTGATGATCTCAAGATGAAGTCttttgatgaagagacaaagtTGTATACTTTTGATCAGCTCTCTTCTAAAGTTGCGGCCTTTGTGCCTTATGGATCAAACCCAGGTGAATTTGATGAAGCCCTTTGGCTAAACTCCAAG GCAGTTGCGAATTTTATCGGATATGCTTTATGTGCTGCTGATGAAGCCTTGAGGGATGCAGAGTGGTTGCCAactgaggaggaagaaaaagaaagaaca GGAGTCTCAATTGGTGGTGGAATCGGAAGTATAAGTGACATTGTGGAAGCAGCGCAGCTGATTTGTGAAAAG AGACTGCGGCGGCTTAGTCCATTTTTCATcccaaaaatattagtaaacaTGGCATCTGGTCATGTGAGCATGAAGTATGGATTCCAG GGGCCCAACCATGCTGCTGTGACAGCTTGCGCAACTGGTGCACACTCTATAGGTGATGCCACTAGGATGATTCAATTTGGAGATGCAGATGTTATGGTGGCTGGTGGAACTGAGTCCAGCATTGATGCTTTGTCCGTTGCTGGATTCTCTAG ATCAAGAGCTTTGTCAACTAAATTCAACTCTTCTCCGCAAGAAGCTTCACGGCCTTTTGATGGTGACCGGGATGGTTTTGT GATAGGGGAAGGTTCAGGGGTTATAGTATTGGAG GAATATGAACATGCAAAAAGACGTGGAGCAAAAATTTATGCTGAGCTTTCTGGATATGGGATGTCAG GCGATGCACACCATATTACTCAACCTCCTGAAGATGGAAAGGGGGCTGTTTTGGCCATGACACGTGCGTTAAGACAA TCTGGCCTTTGTCCAAACCAAGTTGATTATATAAACGCGCATGCAACATCAACCCcaatag GCGATGCCGTGGAAGCAAGAGCTATCAAAACCGTTTTCTCTGAACATGCTACTTCAGGCACCTTGGCATTCTCCTCCACCAAA GGGGCAACTGGTCATCTTCTTGGAGCAGCTGGAGCAGTGGAAGCTATTTTCAGTATCCTTGCTATACATCAG GGTGTTGCTCCACTGACTCTGAATGTCAAGAATCCAGATCCCATCTTCGACCAGAGTTTCATGCCTTTAACCACTTCGAAAGAGATGCTCGTTAGGACAGCAATGTCGAATTCGTTTGGCTTTGGAGGAACAAATGCATCTTTGCTATTTGCCTCTATCTAA